Part of the Roseobacter litoralis Och 149 genome, ACGCACCGGGATTACATTCAACGTTTACGGCCAATCGGACGCCGAAGAACGGCTGATCCCTTTCGATCTGGTGCCGCGTATTCTGTCGGGGGCGGAGTGGACAAAGCTGTCGCGCGGCATCGAACAGCGCGTGCGGGCAATCAATGCGTTTTTGCATGATATTTACAATCGGCAGGAAATCCTGCGTGCGGGTATTGTTCCTGTTGAACTGATCGCAAAGAACGCAGCATTTCTGCCGCAGATGATGGATTTTACACCGCCCGGTGGCGTCTATACGCATATTGTCGGGACAGATATCGTGCGCACCGGCGAAGATGATTTCTACGTGTTGGAAGACAACGCGCGGACGCCATCCGGTGTCAGCTACATGCTCGAAAACCGCGAAACAATGCTGCAGATGTTCCCCGAGCTTTTCAGCAAGATCAAAGTGCAGCGGGTGAGCGATTATCCCAAGAACTTGCGCCGCTCACTTGAGGGCTCGGCACCTGCGGGATGCACCGGGCGACCGTGTGTTGTGGTACTTACCCCGGGCATTCACAATTCTGCCTATTATGAGCACAGCTTTCTCGCGGACCAGATGGGTGTCGAACTGGTGGAGGGGCACGACCTGCGCGTCATTGACGGGCACATCGCAATGCGGACCACACGCGGCTACAAGGTGATCGATGTCATCTACCGGCGTGTGGATGATGATTTTCTCGACCCACTCACCTTTAATCCCGCATCCATGCTGGGTGTGCCGGGTATTATGGATGTGTACCGTGCCGGAAATATCACGATCACGAATGCGCCGGGCACAGGGGTTGCGGACGACAAGGCAATCTACAGCTACGTCCCTGAAATCATTGAATTCTACACCGGTGAAAAGGCGATCCTGAAAAATGTTCAGACGCACCGTTGTTCAGAACCGGACACGCTGAAATATGTGCTCGATAACCTCGCGGATCTGGTGGTCAAAGAGGTGCATGGCTCGGGCGGCTACGGCATGCTTGTAGGACCAGCCGCCAACAAAAAGGAACTGGCGGATTTTGCGGATAAGCTAAGGGGCAACCCTGCGAACTATATTGCGCAGCCGACGTTGTCGCTCTCGACTGTGCCCATATTGACCGACGCGGGTCTTGCCCCGCGGCATGTTGATCTGCGACCCTTTGCATTGGTGTCCCCCAATTCCATCAATATCGTGCCGGGTGGTTTGACACGCGTGGCGCTGACCGAAGGCAGTCTGGTTGTGAACTCAAGCCAAGGTGGCGGAACCAAAGACACTTGGGTATTGGAGAGCTGATATGCTGGGCAAAACCGCAGGTGGATTATTTTGGATGTTCCGCAATCTGGAACGTGCCGGAAATACGGCGCGTCTGATTGAGGCAGGGTTTCGCATCGCGCTGACGCGATCAAACGATCCGGAATCTGAATGGAAATCGGTCATCGTAACCTCGGCGTCGCGGCCGGCGTACACAGCCAAACATGATGGTTATGACAGCGCGCGGGTCACGGATTTTCTGTTGCGCGACCCGGACAACCCGAACTCGGTTCTATCCGTGATCAAGGGCGCGCGCGACAATGCGCGACTGGTGCGCACGGCACTGACCACCGAAGTCTGGATGGCGGTCAACGAAACATGGATGGTGCTGACAAAAGCCCTGAAAGATCCTGTTCCGGAAACAGATCTGCCCGAAGTTTTGAGCTTGATCCGCCAGCAATCGGCGTTGGTACGCGGCGCATTGCATGGCACGATGCTGCGCAATGACATCTACGATTTCAGCCGTTTGGGGAATTTTATCGAACGGATGGACAGCACGGCGCGGATCATTGATGTGAAGTACCACGCCCTGCTGCCTGCCACGTCTTTTGTGGGCAGCCGCATGGACAACGTGCAATGGGAAATGATCCTGCGGTCGGTTTCAGCACATGCCTCGTTTCGCTGGGCTGTCGAAGGAGATTACAACGCACCCAACATTGCCAGCTTTCTGATCCTCGACCGTCGCCTGCCGCGATCTCTGGCCTTTTGCGCGTCACAGATCGTGGATCACCTGACCTATCTTTCGGACGAATACCGCGACCGTCCCCAAAGCCTTGATCTTGCGCAGGATCTGAACGCACGTCTCAGGGACCGCGATATCAGTTCGATTTTTGATGAAGGGTTGCACGAATTTCTGAATGCGGTGATCCGCGATACAAACACGCTTGGTCTTCAGATCCAGCAAGATTACAGGTTCAACGCATAATGGAACTCTCCATCCGACATAAAACCGAATACGCGTATGAAGCGCCAGTTGGTTTTGCCTTGCAGAAGGTACGGCTGCATCCGCTGGATTCTGGCCTGCAAACGGTCCATCGCTGGAGCCTTGACGTTACCGGTGGCAAGGTGGAGGCGAGTTACAGTGATCACTACGGCAATCACGTTGATCTGGTCAGCGCCGAAACCGGCACGCAAAAACTGCAGCTTGTCGCCAGCGGGGTCGTGCAAACGCGTGATACCGCCGGTGTCGTGGGCAAAGTGTACGGGTGCGCGCCACTTTGGCATTTCGCGCAGAACACGCCGCTGACCAAGGCGGGACCGCAGATTACAGTACTCGCTGAGACTGTCGGCGCTGAAAAGGACAGGCTGGATGGGCTGCATGCGCTGAGCGCGGCGATCCTGAAAACGGTGCCTTACGAGGCTGGCCACACACATTCATCGACCCCGGCCGAAGAGGCGGTGAATGTGGGCAAGGCCGTGTGTCAGGATCATGCAAACATCTTTGTGTCTGCCGCCCGGGTCGCCGGATTGCCCGCGCGCTATGTCAGCGGATACCTGTTGATGAACGAAACCATTGATCAGGATGCCAGCCACGCATGGGCCGAAGTCCATCTTGATGACCTTGGATGGGTCGGCTTTGATGTGTCCAATGGTGTCTCCCCGGATGAAAAGTACATTCGTATTGCCATCGGGCGAGATGCGCATGACGCAGCACCAGTGTCCGGTCTGCGCAGCGGGTCCGGGGCAGAGAGCATGATGGTCTCTTTGCAAGTCCAGCAGTAGCCCGGAGCAGCGCGGCAAAAACGTGTTGGATTGAGGTCAAATAGCCTCTGGCTTGCGCCTGTGTCGCGCTTTCATGTGCTGTAACAGCGTGGCCTCCAATAATGAACAAGCGGTTCAATCATTGCGCTTAAACAAGCTACGTTTGGGTGGATGGCGTCGTCGGCTAGGAGTTGATCAGCTCTGACAGATCGCTTGCAGCGGCAAACAGACTGTCAACTTTGGCGACAAGGTCCTCAAGGCTCTGGCGTTGCAAGGGTGCATGCACGGACAGGGTTGAGACCAGTCTCTTTTGCGTATCATAGATTGGTACAGCAACGGCTGCCATACCTTCCATGAACTCTTCGGCATCCGTGGAGAAACCACGTTTGCGGGTCAGTTCCAGCTCTGCCTTGAGCGCGTCTCGGTCGGTGATTGTGCCGGGGACATATTCATCCAATTTCAGATTGGCCAGCAGCCTGTCGAGATAGGCGGGGCGCAGTGCAGAGAGGTACATCTTGCCACTTGCGGTGCAATGAAAGGGCACGTTTGAGCCGACAGGCAGTTGAATACGCAAGGGCCAATGGGTTTCCACCCGGTCGAGATAGGTCATCCCTTCGCGGTCAGGTGTCGAGATGTTGCAGGTCTCTCCGATTTCCTCGGCAAGGCGGCGCAGGATCACGAGTCGCAGCATGCGCACCCGTTGCGAAGAAACCGTGTTGACCGCCAGTTTGCGCAATCGAGGGCCGGGACTATAGGACCGGCCGTCGATGTCGCGCTGTAAGAACCCTGCTTCCTCTGCGGTGTGAAAGAGGCGGTGCAGGGTTGGTTTCGGCAAGTTGAGCGTATCTTTTAACGCCGAAGGCGTGACCGGAACCCCAACCCTGGCGACCTCTTCAAGCAAGACCAGCAGCCGCAAATTCGTCGGTATCTGGCCGTGCTTTTCAGGAGAGAGGTCGTCAGGCATAGTGGTTCCGTCTCAGGTTACTGCATGAACCCAACCAACCACAAAGCGGTGATCGGCGTGAGTGCGACAAATACCCAAACTATCAGCAGCGCAGCAAGGTACATCGTGGAGAACCTGAGCAGCCTGAAGTAAGGCACCCCTGTCACCCCTGAGGCCACATATAGGTTCAACCCATAGGGCGGCGTAATGAACCCAATTGACGCACCCACAAGGAAGACAACCGCAAAGTGGACCGGATCAACACCGACAGACACGGCAATCGGGGCCAGAATTGGCGCAAGGATGATGGTCACAGGCAGGGATTCAAGGATCATGCCCGTGATGAAGACAATCGCCATCGCCGTAAACAGCACCGCGTAGTACCCGCCCATGCCGGTCACGAACTCGCCGATGTATTCTTTTGCACCCAGCGATGACAGGACCTGTTGCATCGCAACCGACACCGCGATCAGTGGCACCAGAATACCTGTAATCTGTGCGGACCGGGACACGATGCCTGGCACGCTTGGCAAGGTGAAACCTTCGACGACAAACATCGACAGAAAGCTCTTTTCGTTCACTGGCACGTCGGCATCACTACCGAGGACCTTGTTGAGCGGATAACAAAGCAGACCCACGAACACACAGAAACCAACGGTCACACCCGCAGCCTCGGTTGGCGAGAATTTACCCGTGTAGATACCCCAGAGTACCAACCCGATTGCAAAGAACCCCAGCCACGCCCCGAATGCGGTTTTGATCACCCGCTGAAAGGACAGACCGATCAGGATACCCCAGCCATTGATCGTGCAGACGATGAACGCAACCGTCATCATGGCGAGGACCATCATCGTTCCGGGCACGATACCCGCGATGAACAGCTCGGAAATGGGAAGGTTCATCAGAAACCCGTAGACAATAAAGATGATCGACGGCGGAATGATGATGCCGACCGTACCGCCCGCCGCCGCCGTGGCCGCAGAAAAGCGTTCGTCGTAGTTGCCTTTGACCATTTCGGGATGCAGCATCGACCCGATGGTAGCTGTTGTGGCTGAGTTCGACCCTGAGATCGCCGCGAAAAGCCCGCATGCCGCGATGGATGCCATGGCCAAACCGCCGCGCAGCCACCCCAGACAGGAATAGGCAAAATTCGATAATCGTCGCGCAATTCCGGATTGGTTAATCAAATCCCCGGTCAGGATGAACAGGGGCATGGCAAGCAGGGCAAAGCCTTTGCTGAACACGTTGATCAACTCGTTGCCAGTGTTGGCCAGTGGCAGATCAATGACAAAGCTACAGCCAATCACCCAGTAGAAAATGACGAGCAGGACAGGCGTGCCGAGCATGAACAAAGCCGTGACCGCCAGCGAAATAAGTGTAATCCAAGATCCATCTGACATTATACGTCTCCGCCGATAACAGCTTGTTTGATGATGGGGGTGCCGGAGCGGAAATTGTTCCAGTCCTCCAGCCAGTTCCCGATGACGCGGCCTGACATGAGCGTGAATGCAATCGGGACGGTCAGGTAAAACCACCATTTCATGACATCATCGACGCCATCGACCAACTGGAAATTGTCAGCGGACAGTGCGGTAAACCGCAAGGAGGTTGTAATAGCGATCCAGCAAAAACCGAGCCACAAAGCAGCGTCCAGCGTCAGTGTCGCCATCTGCCCGACAGGGCGCATTTTCGAGCGAAATTCACTAAAACTAAGGTGCGTTCGCAGTTTGACGTTATAGGAACAGGCAAACCACGCCATGACCATGAAGAGGAAGGGGGGAACCGTCGTGGACCCGGACCATTGGTGCGAGAACACAAAGCGGTCGATCACACCCCAGCAGATGATACCCGCGATGATGAGATACATTGTAACTGACAAGCCACGTTCAAGATGCTTTTCGCAGAACGGGACAAACTTGTAGAACAGATGCGCCAGATACCCGCAAACGAGCGTGGCCACGAAACAGAACAGCCACATGCCATCTGTGTCAAACGCGCTTCTCTTTTCCCAGGCACTACCTGAAAAAAGAGCAGGAACAATAGCTACGGCTTCAGAAATTAAAGACATATAGATCTCCCCCTCACTTTAGGAATTCCACCATTATGAGGTGGTATTTTTGAGATAAGAAGGCCGACCCAAACGCCTCTTCGGGTCGGCCCTTTCTCATTTGTATCAAGCCTGATTTAGGCTTTCCACCACCGGCGAGGTTCAACATTCTCGGGCAAGGTGTCACCGGGAATCTTGCGTACTTCGTCGTAGATGTCCTGATAAGTGTCGAGGCCACCGGACCAGCCGTTGAGCCGCTCGCGCCATGATTCCCACAATTGTGGTTGATACTCTGGCGAGCACATTTCTTCGGCTTTCTTGATCTCTTCGGCAGACAGGAACGCGTTGCGCACGTTGTTCTGGGCAAAGATCGTGTTTGGCAGCTGTGGATCAGACTGACCAACAGTGTTGATCAGCGCGACCTCATTCGCGGCCTGAACATGGACCTGCGCCAAATAGGACGATTCCATCACAGCATCCTGCAATTCGCCACCAAGGCTGTCAAAGACAGACGCAGACATAGCTGTATGCTCTGTGCCGCAGAAGAAGTTCAGGTGAACCGACTGCGATACAACTGGTGACATATTGGCATAGGCAACGGCAGATGCCCATGTTTCGGCACCGTCAATCAGGCCCTGCTTGAGGCCATCAAGGGTTTCTTCCCACGCCACCGGAACCGGGTTGAGGTTCAGCGCTTCCATAGCGATCCGGCCAAGCTGTGTCCCTGTGACACGGTTCTTGGTGCCTGCAAGTTGTTCAACGGACGTCACCAAAGGCTTGTCTTCAAAGTTCAGGCCCAACTGGATGCCGCGTAGTTCTGCATGGCTGAACAGGAACTTCAGGCCGTGGCGCTTTTCATAGGGCTCGCGCAGCAGAGCCTGCGACGCGGGTGAATAGAGGAAGTGGTACTGATCCGCCCGGTTGCGGAACATGTAAGCGTAATCGAGAACGTTCAAATATGGGGCACCACCCGCAGAGTTCTGCGTGGATGCCGCATAGATATCGACGATACCTTGCTGCGTCTTCTCAACGCAGGATGTTTGTCCACAGATCTGATTGTCGCCGATGAACTCGACGCGAATCTCGCCGTCCGTGCGGCTTTCGAGGTCGCGCGCGAATTCGAGACAGCCTGCGCGCTCAATCAAAAGGTTGCGTGCATTGAAGCCCGAAGCACCAAACTTCAGCGTATACTTCGCCTCTTTCGCAAAGCGTTTTTCATATGTGGATTCAGCAGCTTTTGCCAAATTTGCAAAACTCATTGCACCGCCGAACGTGCCGGCTGCAAGGAGGGTCGAGCTCATGCCGTAGCGACCTGCGATTTTAAACAGATCGCGGCGTGAGATGCCCTTCAAATTGTTATGTAATTTCATGCGTTCCTCCCTGAACGTCGATTATTGAGACATTTCGTCCCAAAAAACCCTAGTATGGTTAATCGTTTTTGCCTAGAGTTTTTTTATTCTACATGGGGGAGTGCGTCGTGGAAGCAGATTTTGTCATTGTCGGAGCAGGTTCAGCCGGTTGTGTCCTTGCCAATCGTTTAAGCGCTGACCCCAAAAACAAGGTGATCCTGTTGGAGGCAGGCGGGCGCGATCTGAACCCGTGGATCCACATTCCCGTTGGATACTTCAAAACCATCCACAATCCAAACGTTGATTGGTGTTACAAAACCGAACCCGATCCGGGCCTGAACGGGCGGTCCATTGAATGGCCGCGTGGCAAGGTGCTGGGCGGGTCGTCATCGCTGAACGGGTTGCTCTATGTCCGTGGGCAACCACAGGACTATGATCGCTGGCGGCAGATGGGCAATACCGGGTGGGGCTGGGATGATGTTCTGCCGCTGTTCAAGCGGGCCGAATGCAATGAACGCGGTGCGGATGAGTTTCACGGGGATCAGGGGCCGCTTTCGGTCTCGAACATGCGTATCCAGCGGCCCATCACGGATGCATGGGTCGCGGCGGCGCAGGCTGCGGGTTACAAATATAATCCCGATTACAATGGCGCCGAACAGGAAGGCGTCGGCTTTTTCCAGTTGACCAGCCGCAATGGCCGGCGGTGCAGTTCTGCGGTGGCCTATCTGAATCCTGTCAAGAAACGGCCCAACCTCAAGATCATTACGCATGCGCAGGCGGACAAGGTCGAGATCAAAGAGGGCCGCGCGGTTGGTGTGACCTATACGGATCGGTCTGGTCAACAGCACATGATCCATGCCCACCGCGAGGTTATCCTGTGTGGCGGGGCGATCAACTCGCCGCAGCTTTTGATGTTGTCGGGGATCGGCGATGCGGAGCAATTGTCTGAACACAACATAGACGTCAAAAAGGCCCTGCCGGGCGTTGGCAAGAACCTGCAGGACCATTTGCAGGCGCGTTTAGTCTATAAATGCAATGAACCCACACTCAATGATGAGGTGACAAGCCTGATGGGGCAAGCCAAGATCGGGCTGAAATACGCCTTGTTCCGTGCTGGTCCCATGACCATGGCCGCCAGCCTTGCCACCGGGTTTCTGAAAACCCGCGATGATCTGGAAACCCCTGATATCCAGTTTCATGTGCAACCCTTGTCGGCGGAAAACCCGGGCAAGGGGGCGGACAAGTTCTCAGCCTTCACGATGTCCGTGTGTCAGCTGCGCCCTGAAAGCAAAGGTGAAATCAGACTGGCCTCGGCCAATGCGCGCGCCTACCCCAAGATCATCCCCAATTACCTCTCGACTGAAACGGATTGCCGGACGGTGGTGGCTGGCGTCAACATCGCCCGCTCCATTGCGCGCCATGCCCCGCTGACCTCCAAGATTTCGCAGGAGTATCGCCCGCATGAAAGTCTGGATATGGATGACTTTGACGCGACACTTGATTGGGCACGCAACAATACCGCCTCCATCTATCACCCCACGGGCACCTGTAAAATGGGCGATGGCGCGGATGCGGTCGTGGATCATAAATTGCGCGTTCACGGCATCGACGGGCTGCGCGTTGCCGATTGCTCGATCATGCCCGAGATCGTCTCAGGCAATACGAATGCGCCCGCGATCATGATCGGAGAAAAGGCGTCCGATCTGGTTTTGAACGCTGCCTGATGCGCGTGATGGCGCAGGGCTGGTAAAGCCGCGCCGTTTGCGTATAGGTTTGATTGATCTGGCGGTGCTGCTGCCCGGTGAAGGGTGCCGTTGTGGTCTCCTGTCAGGCTGATTGAGTGTCCACAGTGACGACAAGGTTTTTCTCTACTGCAAAACGCCCGCCGCACCTTGGCCCTTACCCGATGGAACGCTTGGAGCGTGGCGCAATGCCCGACCTTACGTCCGTGCCTGCGATGAAGCCCCTGTCGTTTGAAAACCACGATGACCCGCTGTCGATCATTCATGCGATGGATGAATATCAGGCCACCATGGATGCGATCCGCGACGGTTTGGTGAACCGCACCCGTGCGACCTGCCCGGATGACCCGGATGAGCGGTCCAAGCATTTGAAAGCCTTCGGCTATTTCAGCGATGCGGCCATGGTGGGCGTTGGGCCTGTGCCCCGAAGCGCCTTGCTCGCGCAGCCTGTGCGAAATGCGGGCATTGATCGCTTGGCGCAGGAACTCAAGACCAAGCAGGTCAAGACGCTGGCGTCCGGCATCGATACGATCATGGCGGATTTGCAGGAAAGCGTGCAGGCACCCCCCAGCACCATTGTGGATCATGAGCACGCGTTGGTCTTTCTTTATGACATGCCGCGCGACCCACGCGCCGACGAAACGGGCGCCGCCTGGATCCAGCATGCGCAGGCGCATCGGGCCTGTCTGCGCGCGTCCGAAACGGCGGTCGTTCTGGCCGAATACATCAGGTTGCTGGGCTGGGATGCCAAGGCGCATACCGCCACCAGCACGGACGTTGATCTGAACCAGTTGACCGTCGCGGCAGGCTTGGCCGTTGTTGATGCCGGTAAACTGGTGAACCCCTTTGTGGGGGATCGTTTTGGGGTGGCGGTTGTCACGACGACACTGCCAGTCGCGCATGACCGACCGCTGCGTCCATTGCCCGAGCAAAGATGGCTGAAAACAAATGCACCTGCGTGGTGGGTTGGCTATGGAACCGCAAAATCAGCACTGAACAAGGACCCGTTTGCGCGGCGCGATTTTGCCAAAGGACCGCACCCTTTCGAGACGCTGAAACGGGTTGAGCAGCCGACGACCTATATTGATGAGGCGCATGTCGCGCGGGTGCCCAAACGGGCGGACATGTTCGCGCGCGCGCAATTCGGTGATCTGGGCAAGGCGGTGCAAAAGGCCGCCGCCGGGGGCTACTACGCGCTCAAATCGGCCCCTTCGATGGCGCAACGGCGGATGTTGGGTGCTTTGATCCCGTTTCAGGATGGCTCCGAAGCGGGGCAGAAACACATTGCGACGGCAGAAGAGAACGCAGCTAACATCAAGGCCACGAGTTATTATCTGGGCGTGGATGCGGTCGGCATCAGCCGTTGCCCAGACTGGACGTGGTATAGCCATGATGCAACGGGTGCCGTGCTGGATCCGCCGCACGATCAGGCGATCAGCATGATTATAGATCAGGGTTTCGAAACGATGGAGGGGGCCTCGGGGGATGACTGGATCAGCGTGGCGCAATCCATGCGGGCCTATCTGCGGTTCTCGCTGCTCGGGGGGGTGATCGCGCGTCAGATCAGACGCATGGGGTATCAGGCCAAGGCGCACACGGTCATGGATGGCGAGGTGCTGCAACCGCCCCTGTTGCTGTTGTCCGGTCTGGGCGAGGTCAGCCGCATTGGTGAGGTGATCCTGAACCCGTTTCTGGGGCCGCGCCTGAAATCCGGGGTGGTGACGACCGATATGCCGCTTGCGCATGACAAGCCGATTGATTTCGGGCTCCAGCGGTTTTGCGAAAGCTGCAACAAATGTGCGCGGGAGTGTCCCTCGGGCGCAATCACCGCAGGGCCGAAAAAGATGTTCAACGGCTATGAAATCTGGAAATCGGACAGCCAGAAATGCGCAACCTATCGCATTACGACCAAGGGCGGGTCGATGTGTGGGCGCTGCATGAAAACCTGCCCGTGGAACCTTGAGGGTTTGTTTGCGGAAAAGCCGTTTCGCTGGGCGGCGATGAAGGTGCCAAAGGCCGCACCGGTGCTGGCGCGGTTGGATGACGCTTTGGGCAATGGGGGGCTGAAGCCCGTCAAAAAGTGGTGGTGGGACATCGAGCTTGATCAGGACGGCGGCTACCACCCTGCGCGCGCACCGGTGAATGCGCGGGATCTGCAGGTCGACCTCGACCTGAAATACGCCGATCAGACGCTGGCGGTATACCCGGCACCGCTGGCCCCACCGCCTTGGGCCTACCCGTTTCCGATGGACCGTGAGGCGGGGATCGCGGCCTATCAGAACCTGATATCTGCAGCGGAATACAAGCGTCGGCGCAAGGCCGGCGAAACAGGTGCCTGGGCGCACGCTTACGCGGCCGACACCAATGACAGCCCTGTCGTTCAGGTGCAGGTCGCGCGCGTTACCCATCTGACGGATAAAATCAGTCACTACCTGCTGAAAGCGACAGATGGTGCGGTGCTGCCCCGCTGGGACGCCGGGGCGCATCTGGACATTGTCATCGCGCCTGATGCCCTGCGCCAGTATTCCCTGATGGGAGACCCGGCAGATCGCACATGCTATGAAATTGCGGTGTTGCGCGAAGAGACCGGCAAGGGCGGTTCGCGGCTGCTGCACCGTATTTTCGCTGAGGGCCGAAAGGTCTTTGTCTCCAGACCGATCAACCATTTCCCGCTGGTGCGCGACGCCGACCACAGTTTTCTGATGGGCGGGGGCATTGGGCTGACACCCATGATCGCGATGGCCCATGCGCTTCATGCTGAGGGGCGGTCGTTCGAGGTGCATTACTCGGTCTCACATCAGAAAACGGCGGCATTTGTGCCGTTGCTGCACTCCGTGCCTTGGGCAGACAGGGTGCATGTTCATAACAGTCAGAATGGCACGCGCGCACCGCTCGATGCGATTTTCCTCGCCCCCCGGACAGGTGCGCATGTCTACGCATGTGGCCCTGATCGCTATATGGCGGCCGTTATGGAGGCGGCCGAAAAGGCGGGCGTCTTTGAGGAGGCGCGCCATCAGGAGTATTTTACGGTTCCCGACCTGCCGGAGTATCAAAACCATGATTTCACGCTGGCATTGAAAGACGGTCGGCGCATCCCGGTGCCCGCCGATCAATCTGCCGCGCAGGCGCTGATTGCAGCGGGCGTCGCCGTTGATCTGAAATGTTCCGACGGTCTATGCGGCGTGTGCAAATGCGGCGTCATCTCCGGTGAGGTCGAGCATCGAGATTTTGTTCTGTCCGCTAAACAGCGCAGCGATCAGATGATTTTGTGCCAGTCGCGTGCGCTGCAGGATGGCGGTGAATTGGTGCTTGATCTGTAAAACACGCCGCCCGCATTTGTGGATCAGGTGGGGAGCGACCTCATGCGGCTGGCCTTCATATTGCGGCACCGGTCTGCGGGTCGCGCAGCCTCGCCTGTTCTATCGACTTGAAAGTACCATCCGCGCGTTCGCCGACAAGCGTGATCGTGGCGATTGTCAGCGGTGCAATTTGCGCTGGTGCGAAATGCGCCTCGGCCTGCGTCATCACCCTGTCGCGGATGTGTTTGGGGAGCGGACCGCTCAGCGTCATGTGAAACCGAAACGAGTCCATCACATGGGCATATCCCCATTGTTCGAGGTTCTGGCGATGCGCCTGCGTCATATGCG contains:
- a CDS encoding circularly permuted type 2 ATP-grasp protein: MTKKINHFSEMTAGDDVRAPYRHYQSWFAGQDVNRLSRKAQEAEVFFRRTGITFNVYGQSDAEERLIPFDLVPRILSGAEWTKLSRGIEQRVRAINAFLHDIYNRQEILRAGIVPVELIAKNAAFLPQMMDFTPPGGVYTHIVGTDIVRTGEDDFYVLEDNARTPSGVSYMLENRETMLQMFPELFSKIKVQRVSDYPKNLRRSLEGSAPAGCTGRPCVVVLTPGIHNSAYYEHSFLADQMGVELVEGHDLRVIDGHIAMRTTRGYKVIDVIYRRVDDDFLDPLTFNPASMLGVPGIMDVYRAGNITITNAPGTGVADDKAIYSYVPEIIEFYTGEKAILKNVQTHRCSEPDTLKYVLDNLADLVVKEVHGSGGYGMLVGPAANKKELADFADKLRGNPANYIAQPTLSLSTVPILTDAGLAPRHVDLRPFALVSPNSINIVPGGLTRVALTEGSLVVNSSQGGGTKDTWVLES
- a CDS encoding alpha-E domain-containing protein, which encodes MLGKTAGGLFWMFRNLERAGNTARLIEAGFRIALTRSNDPESEWKSVIVTSASRPAYTAKHDGYDSARVTDFLLRDPDNPNSVLSVIKGARDNARLVRTALTTEVWMAVNETWMVLTKALKDPVPETDLPEVLSLIRQQSALVRGALHGTMLRNDIYDFSRLGNFIERMDSTARIIDVKYHALLPATSFVGSRMDNVQWEMILRSVSAHASFRWAVEGDYNAPNIASFLILDRRLPRSLAFCASQIVDHLTYLSDEYRDRPQSLDLAQDLNARLRDRDISSIFDEGLHEFLNAVIRDTNTLGLQIQQDYRFNA
- a CDS encoding transglutaminase family protein — its product is MELSIRHKTEYAYEAPVGFALQKVRLHPLDSGLQTVHRWSLDVTGGKVEASYSDHYGNHVDLVSAETGTQKLQLVASGVVQTRDTAGVVGKVYGCAPLWHFAQNTPLTKAGPQITVLAETVGAEKDRLDGLHALSAAILKTVPYEAGHTHSSTPAEEAVNVGKAVCQDHANIFVSAARVAGLPARYVSGYLLMNETIDQDASHAWAEVHLDDLGWVGFDVSNGVSPDEKYIRIAIGRDAHDAAPVSGLRSGSGAESMMVSLQVQQ
- a CDS encoding IclR family transcriptional regulator, translated to MPDDLSPEKHGQIPTNLRLLVLLEEVARVGVPVTPSALKDTLNLPKPTLHRLFHTAEEAGFLQRDIDGRSYSPGPRLRKLAVNTVSSQRVRMLRLVILRRLAEEIGETCNISTPDREGMTYLDRVETHWPLRIQLPVGSNVPFHCTASGKMYLSALRPAYLDRLLANLKLDEYVPGTITDRDALKAELELTRKRGFSTDAEEFMEGMAAVAVPIYDTQKRLVSTLSVHAPLQRQSLEDLVAKVDSLFAAASDLSELINS
- a CDS encoding TRAP transporter large permease, with product MSDGSWITLISLAVTALFMLGTPVLLVIFYWVIGCSFVIDLPLANTGNELINVFSKGFALLAMPLFILTGDLINQSGIARRLSNFAYSCLGWLRGGLAMASIAACGLFAAISGSNSATTATIGSMLHPEMVKGNYDERFSAATAAAGGTVGIIIPPSIIFIVYGFLMNLPISELFIAGIVPGTMMVLAMMTVAFIVCTINGWGILIGLSFQRVIKTAFGAWLGFFAIGLVLWGIYTGKFSPTEAAGVTVGFCVFVGLLCYPLNKVLGSDADVPVNEKSFLSMFVVEGFTLPSVPGIVSRSAQITGILVPLIAVSVAMQQVLSSLGAKEYIGEFVTGMGGYYAVLFTAMAIVFITGMILESLPVTIILAPILAPIAVSVGVDPVHFAVVFLVGASIGFITPPYGLNLYVASGVTGVPYFRLLRFSTMYLAALLIVWVFVALTPITALWLVGFMQ
- a CDS encoding TRAP transporter small permease: MSLISEAVAIVPALFSGSAWEKRSAFDTDGMWLFCFVATLVCGYLAHLFYKFVPFCEKHLERGLSVTMYLIIAGIICWGVIDRFVFSHQWSGSTTVPPFLFMVMAWFACSYNVKLRTHLSFSEFRSKMRPVGQMATLTLDAALWLGFCWIAITTSLRFTALSADNFQLVDGVDDVMKWWFYLTVPIAFTLMSGRVIGNWLEDWNNFRSGTPIIKQAVIGGDV
- a CDS encoding TRAP transporter substrate-binding protein; this translates as MKLHNNLKGISRRDLFKIAGRYGMSSTLLAAGTFGGAMSFANLAKAAESTYEKRFAKEAKYTLKFGASGFNARNLLIERAGCLEFARDLESRTDGEIRVEFIGDNQICGQTSCVEKTQQGIVDIYAASTQNSAGGAPYLNVLDYAYMFRNRADQYHFLYSPASQALLREPYEKRHGLKFLFSHAELRGIQLGLNFEDKPLVTSVEQLAGTKNRVTGTQLGRIAMEALNLNPVPVAWEETLDGLKQGLIDGAETWASAVAYANMSPVVSQSVHLNFFCGTEHTAMSASVFDSLGGELQDAVMESSYLAQVHVQAANEVALINTVGQSDPQLPNTIFAQNNVRNAFLSAEEIKKAEEMCSPEYQPQLWESWRERLNGWSGGLDTYQDIYDEVRKIPGDTLPENVEPRRWWKA
- a CDS encoding GMC family oxidoreductase, producing MEADFVIVGAGSAGCVLANRLSADPKNKVILLEAGGRDLNPWIHIPVGYFKTIHNPNVDWCYKTEPDPGLNGRSIEWPRGKVLGGSSSLNGLLYVRGQPQDYDRWRQMGNTGWGWDDVLPLFKRAECNERGADEFHGDQGPLSVSNMRIQRPITDAWVAAAQAAGYKYNPDYNGAEQEGVGFFQLTSRNGRRCSSAVAYLNPVKKRPNLKIITHAQADKVEIKEGRAVGVTYTDRSGQQHMIHAHREVILCGGAINSPQLLMLSGIGDAEQLSEHNIDVKKALPGVGKNLQDHLQARLVYKCNEPTLNDEVTSLMGQAKIGLKYALFRAGPMTMAASLATGFLKTRDDLETPDIQFHVQPLSAENPGKGADKFSAFTMSVCQLRPESKGEIRLASANARAYPKIIPNYLSTETDCRTVVAGVNIARSIARHAPLTSKISQEYRPHESLDMDDFDATLDWARNNTASIYHPTGTCKMGDGADAVVDHKLRVHGIDGLRVADCSIMPEIVSGNTNAPAIMIGEKASDLVLNAA